The genomic region CTTGGGGGGCAGGACGTGGGGCTGCAGTGGGAAGGAGCCACTACCCACCCTGCTTCTCAGAGGGCCATGgcaccccccctgccccccactttGAAGGGCAGCTCCAGGAGTGCTCCGCCCCCCCTACCCCGGGGGCTGGGCCCCACcctcacccacctagagccattGTTAATGAGGATGCTTTCACGGATGGTCAGGGTGCAGTAATACCAGACCAGCAGAAAGTTGAAGGCAGCGTCTGTCACCCTGCAGGGAGGGGTGCAGAGGGTGGATGCTGGCACGTGGAGAGGGTCCAGGgggccagcccccacccctcactGGACACCCACCTGGAGTTGAGGAGGAAGCGGCAGGTGAAGGAGATGAGAATGAGGATGATGGTGAGGTAGAGCTTGAACTTCTCGTACTCGTCTTTGTAGGCAAACCTGGGGGGACACACTCGTGGGACAGGCTGGGGTGCTGGTGGGGCCCACCCAGGCCTCCCGACAGGCTGCTTGTGGTGCCATTGGGCAGCGGCCCCCGAGCCCCAGGCTCAGccagggaggctggggcaggCTGGAAGGGACCCCGGGGCGGGAGGTAGGGGgcggggaggagcctggtgaccacAAATTACTTAGCCTGCTTGCTCAGGAGTGTCACGTTGACGTTGCCCAGGACCAGGCTCAGATACAacctgggggaggagaggcagCCTTCAGCCCCAAGCCCACTGCAGCCACCCACACCCGTGACCGCACTGCGACCTCCTGCCAACCCCGAAGGGTGCCATCACCCACCCCATCCAAGCTCCTCTCGTCTGAGAGTCACAGCCCTGTACCAAGAGGCGGCACCCATACGGGCTCCTTGCATGTTCACATGCAAGCCCTAGGCCGGGGCTCACAGCGGTTCAGAGACCGGCCTGAGGCCACGGAGAGGCTACAGGGCACAGCATGGGACCAGAGGCCAGGCTGCCTCTCAGCCTTGCCTCGAGCTCCTCCCTCTCCCATTCCCGGGGCAgccctcccccaaaccctccaCCCTGTCACCTTCAGGCAGGTGACATCTTCCCTgctgcctccccaccctcctctctgcACACCCCTCCTCCCAGACCACCCCTTCCCACGGCCCCAGGGACTTCCCTCCACTGTGTACCGAACCTCCCTGCGGTCTCACCCTCCACGGGCCCCACCTCTCAGCAGGCAGAGATGCTCAAGTCCTTCCTATGTACAAACTCATACACCCAAACAGAAGCGACTCCTCAACCCTCACGATGAGCTCTAGTTGCTAGTTTCCAGGCAACTAGTTTCTCCTTCCACTCACCTCCAAGCTTTGGAAGCGTGGCCTGAACCTGGCTGTCTCCTCGGCTCTTCTGTCATCCCCAATATCACCTTTCCAGCCCCACCCTCCTGGAAGCGGTTCTCTCCAAGGTCACCCGGACTTCCAGGAAACATTCCCCTTCCGTGTTACCTCTGACCACCCCCCCATGCTGCCCCCGGGGGCCATCTGATCTCAGGTTACGGGCCACTCCTTCCTCCCCTGCCTTCTGGGACACGCTTTCTCCCAGCTTTCTCACTGCCAGCTGTCTCTCTGCTGGATTGTTTTCCCAGAGCCCCGGGTTCTGCCACATCCTCGGCTGTGACTGCGGCTGATCTAAGTGCATAATTGAGCTGTCGCTCTCTCCTGCCCACTGGGCCAGAGGGGAGCGCCGCAGGCTGGCTCCTGCTCTGGTCTCTCCGCAACCTTTCACCTCCTACCCTGTGCCCTGGACGTGACACCTGCTGTTGCACCTCTCCAGGTCCAGCCGGCTCCCTCCTCTTTATCCTTCATGACGCAGCCCAGGCATCACCTACCCCAAGAGGCTTTCTCCGGCCTCCCAAGTGGTGAGGTACCCGTCTGTGCTCTCCCTGATTCTCAGCACATCCCGCACAAAGCACCCGTCATCACAGTGAGCGGGCACTGTCACTGAGGCTGTCCCTGAGGGAGGACCGGGTCTGACGGCTCAGCCCAGAGTGGGTCCAGGAAACCAGGCAGAGGGAGACGGGGCTGTGAACCGAGCTTGGAGGAGGGGTGTCTCACCCATTCTTCTTGGGCAAGTAGGCCTCCATATCGAAGAAAAGGCCCTGTCGCTCCTTGATCTGATTTTCCAGCTCCTGCGCGGCTTCCTCGGCCTCTGACGGGATGGAGGGTTTGCATCTGCAGGTGGGGCCGCAGAAGCCAGAGTCAGAACACCCGACACCTGGCGGGCAGGAGAGCAGACGCAGCCCAGAGAGGGGAGAAGCGGTGCCCGGAGGCACCTGGGAGTCAGCACCAGCTCCCTACCCCACCAGGTTCAACACGCACCCCCGGTCCACGGCCAGGGGTGTGAGGAGGGAGGGCATGGGGGGGCCTGTGGGGGGGTGGGTCCTAACTTCTTCAGGACCAGGGCCAGCTCCTGGAGCCGTTTCTTCTGCCGAGTGATGGAGCTAGTACAGGTGTTCTGCAGCTTGGTCAGCTCCTCCAACTTCAGGCGGTACAGCCGGTGGGTCTCCTGGGGACCAGGGAGGGGGAAGGCTCAGGCTGGCTAGGGGACCCCTGAGCCAGAGCCTGCTGGGAAGGGTGTGGGGCACAGACTCGCCCAGGGCTCCCCGGGAGCGTCTCAGCAGGAGAGGCGGCAGCCAGCTGAACCAGCTGAGCCAGCCTCAGGAACGCCCCAAGGGTCTTCTCTCTCCAAGGCAGGCAAGGAGACAGGGCTCTTCCAGCAAGCCCAGGAGCCCCCCAGCACGTTGGCCCCAGAAACAGATGCATTCTCAGAAGCTTTTCTTAGTCTCAGCCTATCTACTAGCTGTTCCCACTCCTCTCTGCCCATCCTGAGTCTGCATTCCAAGCCCACAGGTCCACAGTCTGGACCAAGCAGGCGGCCTAAAGCCATCCCTGGCCTTCTCAGAGCCTCCGGTCCAGACAGCCTGCAAGGGCGAGGGGAGCTGAGGTTGTCCAATATGACTGCTGCTCTGGCACTCCCAGCATCTTCCTCCCGGGTTAAAGGTCACCAGGCTTCAGCCCTTGGACCTCTTGCTGTAAGACCATTCCTCTACCCTTCCCCCCAGCACCTTTggcccagggcttcccagagCACTTTGCCCCCTGGGGTGAGTCTCGAGAAGGAGTAGCCTGGAGATGGGGGGGCAAGAGGCAGTGTGAGAAAGGTCAGGCAGGGGCTGAGGCCAGGACGGTGGTGCCCAGGCTCGGGAGCCTGGGTCTGCTCTGCTCAGGGCCCTGGGGAGAAGCACGAATGATAGCGGCTTGGCCAGGACAGGCCAGGGGGCAGTCAGGCTTAATGTGGACAGGAAAGGGCTGAAGCCAGTCCAAGAGAGGCAAAGGCCTGATCAAGTGCCCAGCTGGCCTGGGCTCTACCCTGGCTGGGGTTTGTTTCTCATGCTCAAGGAGGGGCCACCTCGGTCTACCCCCAGCCACACACTCTCCTGTCCGCCTGTCCACGGAAAAGCACAGCGGCCCATAGCAGCCAGATCCAGACAATACCGCCACCCCCCTCACCCTCGGCTTCCACTGGTCTCAGAGAGACTCCCACCCCTGTCAGGCCCATGAGGTCTCTTGGCAGGGCCCCGCCCACCCACTTTCCCCTCACTCTGCAGCAGCCACGTGGTCCTGTGTGGTTGGAAGCTGTCCTGCGCCCTGGACCGGCCTCGCCCCCATCCAGGGACTTCACCTAAATCCCACTTACCCGGACCAAGGCCTGGCGGCCTCCCGTCCTGCTCCCCAGCCACACTCAGCCCAGACCGCGCGGCCCGAGGGAGGGGAATGCCGGCCCGGCCAGCGCCCACGGCGCTTTTGCTCAGTGATTGACCCAAGACTGGCCCTGGTTAGCTCTGACTCTCCTGGGAGGGGACCAGGTCGGAGTCGGGGCCTCTTTCCGAGGTCTTCACGAGAGACCGGAGGTCTGCCCGGGTCAGTAGGGTCACTCCAGAGTCCCGGCGGCTGCGCAGGCGAAAGATACCGCCGGACATTGATTTGAGGCCGAAAGGAGGGTCCAACCGGGGACACCGGGACCCAGGACCTCGCTGCCGTCAGGAGCAACACCAGGGTCCCCCACCCCTGACCCGGAGCTTTCCTCAGCCTGACCCGGGGCTACCCGACCCTTGACCCCGAGCCAGACAGACATGGCTCGGAACCAATGGGAGCCCGCCTTGGCGCTCACCTGGATGCCGTGGAAGTCCTGCTGCAGCTCCTCCCAGTCCCGTAGGCAGTCGCCCAGCGGGCCCGGAGGCGGGGGATGCATTGCGGCCGGGCCGCGGGCAGGAGTAGCCGAGAGTCGAGGACAGAACCGCAACCCCGGCCGGCCCGAGGCACCTCCGCCTCCGCCGCCTCCGCCCCCGTCCGCTTCCGGGCTCGCGCCGCCGCGATCACCAATGGGGAAAAGCCTGGGGCCGCAAGCCcgctggccccgcccccagccagaGCCAATCCGGGGCCGGGacggggctggggcggggccaCATGCTCCGCGAGCCGCTGGCCTGGCCGCTCCAGCTTGGAGGGCGGCGGCAGCCCCCCGCCGGGGCTCTACCCGGGATGCCAGTTGCGTGGTGCTGCCAGCAGTGTCCCTGCCGGTCACGCCGGGAGTAAACCAAGGCCCAGGGAGGTGGCATTCTGCCTCAAACATCTGCCCCCTGGGGAAGCTGCTCTATGGCAGGGAGGCAATTCCGAGCCTCTTCTCTTGCTTAGATTTTTACGAGGGCCTCTTTATGTCTCCCTGTCTCCAAGTTCACCGGTACTGCCCCTTCACACAGACACCAGGCTACCCTGATTAAAACACAAAGCCAATCCCTACCGTGTCCCTGCTGAAAACTTGCCGGTGGCTCTGACCTGCTTACCAGGAGATGCCTAAGCCACAGATCTGCAGCCATCCCAGGCTCCGCTCCAGTTCTAGTGCTCACTAAAGCCTATACTGCCTGAAAAGCCCTTACCCCTGAGCAAAGAGCCACTGCTTGAGGGCGTAGGCTTCTGTTGGGGtgcggggaggagggggtgcGGGGGCGCTCCTCCAACCCTCTGTAGAGTCCTAGCAGGCGACATGGCGTTCACCTGTATGCCTCGGCCCTGTACAGGTGGtggaaatgtttgctgaatgaatgtggACAGACATGTTAAATGCTTCATCAGTCCCCTTGTCCCTTGACTCCAGGCTTTTTCGGTGGGTGCTGCCCTCACTTGGAATCTCATTTCTGAGGAAAACTCCCTTTAAGACCTGAGGAATTTCTAGAAACCCTGGCACGGGGttggaatggaaacagtgagagactttattttggggggcttcaaaatcactgcagatggtgactgcagctatgaaattaaaagatgcttgctccttggaagaaaagctatgacaaacctagacagcatattaaaaagtagagacattactttaccaacaaaggtctgtctagtcaaagctatggcttttccagtagtcatgtatggatgtgagaattggactataaagaaagctgagcaccgaaaaattggtggttttgaactgtggtgttggaagactcttgagagtcccctggactacagggaaatccaaccagtcaatcctaaaggaaatcagtcctgaatattcattggaagaactgatgctaaagctgaaattccaatattttggtcacctgatgtgaagaacggattcatttgaaaagaccctgatgctgggaaagattgaaggcaggaggagaagggaacaacagaggacgagatggttggatggcatcaccgactcaatggacatgagtttgggcaagctccgggagttggtgatggacagagaaacctggtgtgctgcagtccatggggtcgcaaagagttggacatgactgagtgactgaactgaactgaactggcgtGGGGGATGGGAGAGTGGGAATCTCTTCGTGGTGAACACAGCCAGGCAAAAATGAGTGGGGAGCAACAAAAGGAAAGATCCAGCCCACAAGCAATGGACCAGTGGGAGCACTGCGGAGAGATGGAGATGAGGCAAGGAGATGCCCTTGTGCCATGAGTCTCTCAAAGCTGTGAAGGCTGGCACCTGAGCCAAGGCTGGGCTTGGCATCTGTTGGGCTGGGGATCTCCAGTGGGTGGGCATTTTGACACCCCCTGTGGAGCAACGCAAGGCTGGGGGAAGACTTGGAGCTCCCCCAGGGGCAGCCTCCCAAAGGACCACGTTATGGGAGACAGGAGGGGCAGCTGCTCTGGCAGCCAGATACTCCTCCCAAGGAAACCTTGGGAGTGCAGTGGGGGTAATCTGGACGCCCAAGGGATGGGTTCTTGCTGAGTCTGAACACCTTCTATGTGGCACCAATGAGGAACCCGGGAAGAACCACTGCAGGAGGCTGACACAAAGCTCCAGGCAACAAAGGCCTTCTCATTCCTCGGTTACACACCCTGGCTGACTACCCACAAAAAGCCCCCAAGTCAGGTTCTTCTGGCCCCATAGCTGGACCACAGAATCAGTAGGGTGGATTCTGGATGTCCGTGACGATGTCTCCGAGGACAACCTTCTCCCACTCTGATAGTTGAGCCACCAAAGCCCGATTTGGGCGCATGTTGTTTTTACACTTCTTGAGGTAGGCCCAGGACCTCTGTGAACCAAGGAGAGAAAAGTAGACTTCAGGGTTGGACCTGGGCCCCTTTCACCTTGAAGAGAGCCAGCTCAGGAGGAACAAGAGACACTTGCCCAGGGGCCAGCAGCATAGCTTAAGGGCAGGACAAAGAAACAGCAGCAGCCGGGGGTTAGACTAGGGCGTAGGGGTCAAGGGGCTGGCTCTGCCTTGGGCAAGCCCATCTGCACCTCTGCTACTGAATGCAGAGACAGAAGTCACTCTTCTGTCAGATGGCTCCACGAAGGCTGAGAAAACATGTGAAGCCTACTGTGGACGAGGAAGCACCATGCCCATGCCTGCCACCCAGTCCTGCCTCAAAAAGATTTgcactggatttccctggtggtcctgtggttaagaatcctcccgtcaaggcaggggacacgggtttgacctctggtcacagaagattccacatgcctcaaagcACCAAAGCCGGTGCACCATAGCtcctgaagcctgcgtgccctagagcccctcTGCAGCAACAcaagaagcccctgcagtgagaagcccacccatgcaccacaaccaagaGTAAGCCCCACTCGCCACACGTAGAGAAAGCCCTCAggtagcaacaaagatccagcacagcccaaaaggatataaataaataaaaacaaaggtttgCATCGGAAGTGGGTAAATTAATGGAAAGAAGAAGAGAGCTTGGGCAaattctctgaagaaggaaaacTGAAGCTGCCTTCATTCAAGTGCCCATCCCAAAATACAGGAAAGGTTATCTCATGAAGGAAGGTCATCAGCTGGTCTCCATCTGATGGAGGAAAAAGGCAAAAGGCAAAATCGGTGCCTCAGCAGACTGTAGAACAGAAGGAAACCATCTCAACATAACAAAGGTCACATATCAATCAGGtcacatcatactcagtggtcaAAGACTGCTTTTTCCTCTGAGACTAcagggaacaagacaagggtgcccacttccaccacttctattcaacattgtactggaagtcctagctggggaaattagggaaa from Odocoileus virginianus isolate 20LAN1187 ecotype Illinois chromosome 33, Ovbor_1.2, whole genome shotgun sequence harbors:
- the TMEM120A gene encoding ion channel TACAN — translated: MHPPPPGPLGDCLRDWEELQQDFHGIQETHRLYRLKLEELTKLQNTCTSSITRQKKRLQELALVLKKCKPSIPSEAEEAAQELENQIKERQGLFFDMEAYLPKKNGLYLSLVLGNVNVTLLSKQAKFAYKDEYEKFKLYLTIILILISFTCRFLLNSRVTDAAFNFLLVWYYCTLTIRESILINNGSRIKGWWVFHHYVSTFLSGVMLTWPDGLMYQKFRNQFLSFSMYQSFVQFLQYYYQSGCLYRLRALGERHTMDLTVEGFQSWMWRGLTFLLPFLFFGHFWQLFNALTLFNLARDPECKEWQVLMCGFPFLLLFLGNFFTTLRVVHQKFHNQLHGSKKE